TAGATGACGCCATTCCAGCCTTCCAGCGGGCGATCGCCATTAATCCTAACTACACCGAAGCCCACTACAGCCTAGGCACCATCTACCTGCAGCAAGGGCAACTGGAGGCGGCGATCGAGGCCTTTCGGCAGGCAGCAGAGTCCAATTCCAACTATCCCAATGCCTACTATGGAGCTGGGCTGGCGTTTATGCAGCAGGGCAAGTATGCCGATGCTCGCCAGGTGCTGGAATATGCGCGGGATTTGTTTTCTGCCCAGGGCAATCTTGAATGGGCTGCCAGTGCTGAGCGGTTAATGCAACAGGCCCAGAGTCAGCTCTAGAGATCCCCATGCCCCACCGTCCTATTTACCTCGATGCCCATGCCACCACGCCCTTGGATGAACGGGTGCTGCAGGCCATGCTGCCCTATTTCACCGACTACTATGGCAATCCCGCCAGCGCCACCCATCAGTATGGCTGGGAAGCCGAGGCAGCAGTGGAGCGATCGCGGCGGATTCTAGCAGAGGCGATCGGGGCCACACCGGAGGAACTGGTCTTTACCAGCGGCGCAACGGAAGCGAATAATTTGGCCATCAAAGGGGTCGCCGAGGCCTATTTCGCCCAGGGCAAGCATATGGTGACGGTGCAAACCGAGCATCGGGCGGTGCTCGATCCCTGTCAGTATCTAGAAACCTTGGGCTTTGAAATTACCTATCTGCCAGTGCAGCCCGATGGATTGATCGATCTAGGGCAATTGGCGGCGGCCCTGCGTCCAGATACTAGGTTGGTGTCGGTGATGGCGGCCAATAACGAAATTGGGGTGATCCAGCCCCTCGCAGACATCGGCCGCCTCTGCCACGATCGCGGCATTTTGTTCCATACGGATGCAGCCCAAGCGATTGCCAAGATGCCGCTGAATGTGCAAACCATGCAGATTGACCTGCTGTCGCTCACCGCCCATAAGGTCTACGGGCCCAAGGGCATTGGGGCGCTCTACGTGCGACGGCGCGATCCCCGAGTGCAGCTTGCTCCCCAGATGCACGGCGGTGGTCATGAACAAGGGCGGCGATCGGGCACCCTCTACCCTCCCCAGATTGTTGGTTTCGCGAAAGC
This DNA window, taken from Candidatus Obscuribacterales bacterium, encodes the following:
- a CDS encoding IscS subfamily cysteine desulfurase → MPHRPIYLDAHATTPLDERVLQAMLPYFTDYYGNPASATHQYGWEAEAAVERSRRILAEAIGATPEELVFTSGATEANNLAIKGVAEAYFAQGKHMVTVQTEHRAVLDPCQYLETLGFEITYLPVQPDGLIDLGQLAAALRPDTRLVSVMAANNEIGVIQPLADIGRLCHDRGILFHTDAAQAIAKMPLNVQTMQIDLLSLTAHKVYGPKGIGALYVRRRDPRVQLAPQMHGGGHEQGRRSGTLYPPQIVGFAKAVEIGLAELDSETQRLCHLRDRLWTSLRDLGGVHLNGHPTQRLPGNLNISLEGMDGRALLRGLQPHVAVSSGSACTAAKPSASHVLKALGRSDALAQASLRFGLGRLTTDAEIDQTIQVAIATIQSLRGIAVD